One window of the Microtus ochrogaster isolate Prairie Vole_2 chromosome 10, MicOch1.0, whole genome shotgun sequence genome contains the following:
- the Mtfr1l gene encoding mitochondrial fission regulator 1-like isoform X1, which produces MEANVTIPIWQNKPHGAARSVVRRIGTNLPLKPCPRASFETLPNISDLCLRDVPPVPTLADIAWIAADEEETYARVRSDTRPLRHTWKPSPLIVMQRNASVPNLRGSEERLLALKKPGLPALSRTTELQDELSHLRSQIAKIVAADAASSSLTPDFLSPGSSNVSSPLPCFGSSFHSTTSFVISDITEETEGEVSELPTIPLLCSASPECCKSEHKATCSSSEEDDCISLSKASSFADMMGILKDFHRIKQSQDLSRSLLKEEDPAVLISEVLRRKFALKEEDISRKGN; this is translated from the exons ATGGAAGCCAATGTG ACTATCCCAATCTGGCAAAACAAGCCACATGGGGCTGCTCGGAGTGTGGTAAGAAGAATTGGGACCAATCTACCCCTGAAACCTTGTCCCCGGGCATCCTTTGAG ACTCTGCCCAACATTTCTGACCTGTGTTTGAGAGATGTACCCCCAGTCCCTACTTTGGCTGACATTGCCTGGATTGCTGCAGATGAAGAGGAGACATATGCTCGGGTCAG GAGTGATACGCGCCCCCTAAGACACACTTGGAAGCCCAGCCCTCTGATTGTCATGCAGCGGAATGCTTCGGTGCCCAATCTGCGTGGGTCTGAGGAGAGGCTCCTGGCCCTGAAGAAGCCAGGCCTACCTGCCCTAAGCCGCACCACTGAGCTGCAGGATGAACTAAGCCACTTGCGCAGCCAGATTGCTAAAATAGTGGCAGCAGATGCAG cttcGTCTTCATTAACGCCAGATTTCTTATCTCCAGGAAGTTCAAATGTCTCTTCTCCTTTACCTTGCTTTGGATCCTCATTCCACTCTACAACTTCCTTTGTCATTAGTGACATCACTGAGGAGACTGAGGGGGAGGTCTCTGAGCTTCCAACAATCCCCCTGCTTTGTTCTGCCAGCCCCGAATGTTGCAAATCAGAACACAAAGCTACCTGCAGCTCATCTGAAGAGGATGACTGCATCTCTCTGTCTAAGGCCAGCAGCTTTGCAGACATGATGGGCATCCTGAAGGATTTTCACCGGATCAAACAGAGCCAAGACCT AAGCCGGAGTTTACTGAAGGAAGAAGACCCTGCTGTGCTTATCTCCGAGGTCCTTAGGAGGAAGTTTGCTCTGAAGGAAGAAGACATTAGTAGAAAAGGAAACTGA
- the Mtfr1l gene encoding mitochondrial fission regulator 1-like isoform X3, with amino-acid sequence MEANVTIPIWQNKPHGAARSVVRRIGTNLPLKPCPRASFETLPNISDLCLRDVPPVPTLADIAWIAADEEETYARVRSDTRPLRHTWKPSPLIVMQRNASVPNLRGSEERLLALKKPGLPALSRTTELQDELSHLRSQIAKIVAADAVTSLRRLRGRSLSFQQSPCFVLPAPNVANQNTKLPAAHLKRMTASLCLRPAALQT; translated from the exons ATGGAAGCCAATGTG ACTATCCCAATCTGGCAAAACAAGCCACATGGGGCTGCTCGGAGTGTGGTAAGAAGAATTGGGACCAATCTACCCCTGAAACCTTGTCCCCGGGCATCCTTTGAG ACTCTGCCCAACATTTCTGACCTGTGTTTGAGAGATGTACCCCCAGTCCCTACTTTGGCTGACATTGCCTGGATTGCTGCAGATGAAGAGGAGACATATGCTCGGGTCAG GAGTGATACGCGCCCCCTAAGACACACTTGGAAGCCCAGCCCTCTGATTGTCATGCAGCGGAATGCTTCGGTGCCCAATCTGCGTGGGTCTGAGGAGAGGCTCCTGGCCCTGAAGAAGCCAGGCCTACCTGCCCTAAGCCGCACCACTGAGCTGCAGGATGAACTAAGCCACTTGCGCAGCCAGATTGCTAAAATAGTGGCAGCAGATGCAG TGACATCACTGAGGAGACTGAGGGGGAGGTCTCTGAGCTTCCAACAATCCCCCTGCTTTGTTCTGCCAGCCCCGAATGTTGCAAATCAGAACACAAAGCTACCTGCAGCTCATCTGAAGAGGATGACTGCATCTCTCTGTCTAAGGCCAGCAGCTTTGCAGACATGA
- the Aunip gene encoding aurora kinase A and ninein-interacting protein, whose translation MGRRGPEEKKEEVCGVWLDAAALKRRKVQTHLIKPGTKMLTLLPGERKCDISFIQRRSTRQTSIASFVTLQPGMANGGNQKSILSLKENQINKECKRTQGLGDCLVSPLTTSAPADIQEAGHSPPSSQFSSCHILETPSLTTTSSPQPDILMDTGLSKASLTSSFTQDMDGYCLLDRREASKKREWLHESKTNCPGMGSHIRPSASKCYQPLDKAELGEKGTAKENRQPSVHLQTYRLESWSRKKPLLVAKSPLLSVFSWDSERNERDSWSQLFTEDSQGQQVIAHNTKMPLQDITNDRNQGSGPFPDSPQVQCQEPTLLQLQPNLFTQDSEGNRVIRHYF comes from the exons ACACATTTAATCAAACCAGGCACCAAAATGCTGACATTGCTTcctggagagagaaaatgtgatatttcttttattcaaagAAGAAGCACTCGGCAGACCAGTATTGCATCCTTTGTCACCTTGCAACCAG GAATGGCAAATGGGGGGAACCAGAAGAGCATTTTATCTCTCAAAGAAAATCAGATCAACAAAGAATGCAAGAGAACCCAGGGATTGGGGGATTGCTTGGTATCACCTTTGACCACGTCAGCTCCTGCAGACATCCAGGAAGCTGGACAttctcctccatcttcccagtTCTCTAGCTGCCACATTTTGGAAACACCGTCTTTGACTACAACATCTTCGCCCCAACCTGACATCCTGATGGACACTGGACTAAGTAAAGCCtccctgacttcttcctttacCCAGGACATGGATGGTTATTGTTTGCTGGACCGAAGAGAGGCCAGTAAGAAAAGGGAATGGCTTCATGAGTCTAAGACAAACTGTCCAGGCATGGGAAGCCACATTAGACCGTCTGCGAGTAAATGCTATCAGCCCTTGGACAAAGCTGAACTGGGAGAAAAAGGGACTGCCAAGGAAAACAGGCAGCCCTCTGTGCATCTTCAAACCTACAGGTTAGAATCCTGGAGTAGGAAAAAACCGCTGTTGGTGGCCAAAAGtcctcttctttctgtgttttcctgggaTAGTGAAAGGAATGAGAGGGACTCGTGGAGTCAGCTTTTCACTGAAGACTCCCAAGGCCAGCAGGTCATTGCCCACAACACTAAAATGCCTTTGCAAGATATAACCAATGATAGGAATCAAGGCTCTGGGCCGTTTCCTGACAGCCCTCAGGTTCAGTGCCAAGAGCCTACTCTGTTACAGCTGCAGCCAAACCTCTTTACCCAGGACTCTGAAGGTAATCGGGTTATCAGACActacttttaa
- the Mtfr1l gene encoding mitochondrial fission regulator 1-like isoform X2 has translation MEANVTIPIWQNKPHGAARSVVRRIGTNLPLKPCPRASFETLPNISDLCLRDVPPVPTLADIAWIAADEEETYARVRSDTRPLRHTWKPSPLIVMQRNASVPNLRGSEERLLALKKPGLPALSRTTELQDELSHLRSQIAKIVAADAGSSNVSSPLPCFGSSFHSTTSFVISDITEETEGEVSELPTIPLLCSASPECCKSEHKATCSSSEEDDCISLSKASSFADMMGILKDFHRIKQSQDLSRSLLKEEDPAVLISEVLRRKFALKEEDISRKGN, from the exons ATGGAAGCCAATGTG ACTATCCCAATCTGGCAAAACAAGCCACATGGGGCTGCTCGGAGTGTGGTAAGAAGAATTGGGACCAATCTACCCCTGAAACCTTGTCCCCGGGCATCCTTTGAG ACTCTGCCCAACATTTCTGACCTGTGTTTGAGAGATGTACCCCCAGTCCCTACTTTGGCTGACATTGCCTGGATTGCTGCAGATGAAGAGGAGACATATGCTCGGGTCAG GAGTGATACGCGCCCCCTAAGACACACTTGGAAGCCCAGCCCTCTGATTGTCATGCAGCGGAATGCTTCGGTGCCCAATCTGCGTGGGTCTGAGGAGAGGCTCCTGGCCCTGAAGAAGCCAGGCCTACCTGCCCTAAGCCGCACCACTGAGCTGCAGGATGAACTAAGCCACTTGCGCAGCCAGATTGCTAAAATAGTGGCAGCAGATGCAG GAAGTTCAAATGTCTCTTCTCCTTTACCTTGCTTTGGATCCTCATTCCACTCTACAACTTCCTTTGTCATTAGTGACATCACTGAGGAGACTGAGGGGGAGGTCTCTGAGCTTCCAACAATCCCCCTGCTTTGTTCTGCCAGCCCCGAATGTTGCAAATCAGAACACAAAGCTACCTGCAGCTCATCTGAAGAGGATGACTGCATCTCTCTGTCTAAGGCCAGCAGCTTTGCAGACATGATGGGCATCCTGAAGGATTTTCACCGGATCAAACAGAGCCAAGACCT AAGCCGGAGTTTACTGAAGGAAGAAGACCCTGCTGTGCTTATCTCCGAGGTCCTTAGGAGGAAGTTTGCTCTGAAGGAAGAAGACATTAGTAGAAAAGGAAACTGA